In a genomic window of Equus caballus isolate H_3958 breed thoroughbred chromosome 9, TB-T2T, whole genome shotgun sequence:
- the POLR2K gene encoding DNA-directed RNA polymerases I, II, and III subunit RPABC4, whose product MDTQKDVQPPKQQPMIYICGECHTENEIKSRDPIRCRECGYRIMYKKRTKRLVVFDAR is encoded by the exons ATGGACACCCAGAAGGACGTTCAACCCCCAAAGCAGCAGCCAATGATATACATCTGTGGAG aatgtcacacagaaaatgaaataaaatccagAGATCCAATCAGATGCAGAGAATGTGGATACAGAATAATGTATAAGAAAAGGACCAAAAGAT TGGTGGTTTTTGATGCTCGATGA